In the genome of Roseiconus lacunae, the window TCACCCCCGTTTGGCAACGGAGTCCTTTGACAATTTCCGGTTCTAATGATCGTTTGGCCTGGCAACGCGAAGGCCTGCCTTTCAACGCATTCGGCGCATTTTTACGGCGTCGATTTGGCGGTCGGGTTCAGCGCGTCAGTATCGACGCCGGGTTTACATGCCCGAATGTCGACGGTGCGGTCGCTCGCGGAGGCTGCAATTTTTGCGACAACCGCTCATTCAGCCCCTCGCGGCGGGTCCGCCTCAAGCGAGTCAGCGAACAGCTCGAAAACGGTATCGAGAGTGTCCGCAGGCGTTACAAAACAGTCAGCGGTTTTCTCGCCTATTTCCAGCCCGCCACGAACACCTACGCACCGGTCGATCAACTCGAAGAAGTTTATCGTCTGGCCCTTCGCCAGCACCCCGATATTGTCGGTTTGGCGATCGGGACGCGCCCAGACTGTGTCCCGGACTGTGTGCTGGAATTGGCCGAACAATTGGCGCGCGAGCACTATGTTTCACTTGAATTCGGCATGCAAACGATGCATCAACCGGGTTTGGACTGGATGAATCGTGCTCACACTCATGATCACCTGATCAATGCAATCGATCGCGCTCGGTCTCGAGGGTTCGAGTGCTGTGTCCACATCATCCTAGGAATTCCCGGTGAAACTCACGAGATGATGATGCAGACCGCTACTGAGGTCGCTCGGTTGGGATTCGACGCGATAAAATTGCATAACCTTTACGCCGTCCAAGGAACCTCGATGGGTGACGAGGTTGCCGGCGGAAAAATTAAGATGATGGAACAGGACACTTATGTGAACACCGTCGTCGATTTCCTGGAATTAATCCCGCCGACCACCGTCGTCGAACGGATTAGCGGTGACGCACCACCGAAATATCTAATCGCACCGCAGTGGTGCCTCAAAAAATCTGTATTGAAACAGCAGATCGAAGAGGAATTTCAGCGTCGAAATTCGTATCAGGGCAAACACTATGTCGCGCCGCAGACCGATCCGAATGACCGACCGCGACCGACCGACAACACGCCCCAGTCCATCCGAGACCAGATTGACGTACGCGGGCGTTTGCCGGTTCTGAAAATCGAATCCGCGCATTGATTGATCGCGTGAACTCAGCCCCAGGGTCAGCGATGTCAACGGAACCGAGCACGATCATCACATCGCAACACGCTGATTCTATCGACGCGGAGCGGTCACCGGTTGCGTCTTTGCGATTTCGTTTCCTTGGCCCGATCGTGCTCGCGACGCTGTTGGTCACGATCGCAATTTCGATGGCGGCCTATCGATTCGGATCGCGGCAAGCGCAACTGGAATCGGATCAGCGATTTGATGATCTACAACGGACGATCTCGCAAGCGAACTACCCCTTCAACGACAACGTCTTGCGTTTGCTGTCCAGCTTGACCGATGCCGAGCTGGTCACCCTGGACGCCAACGATGAGATGATTCGTGGAACCATCGACAGCCTTGACGAAGCACCACAAGATCGAAGTACCGTTGTCGTCGATCGAATACCTTACCTGGTTCGTCGAATCCCGATCGAAGGTGCGTCCCGCCGCTCCGATGGCGTTCGGCAAGTAGCCGTGTTACTTGATCAGACACAACTTGCTCAGCGTAAACGGCGTTTGATTGTCCTGCCGCTCGCGACGGGGTTGCTGACCGTCATTCCGATCGGACTGATCAGTTACCTGACGGCGTCGCGTTTGATCCGGCGGATTCGGCGTTTACAACAACAAGTTCATACGATCGCCGGCGGAAACTGGAAACTAACGATCGACGATACCGACCGCGATGAGCTTTCGCGTTTGGCACACTCGATCAACCAAATGGCGTCCGAGCTTGAAACGCTCTGGAAACAAGCTGAACGGCGACAGGGTGAAAAACTGATTGCTCAAGTCGCCGCCGGTATGGCGCACCAGCTCCGAAACAGTTTGACCGGGGCCAGGATGGCGATTGAACTTCATGCCCGCGAACACGACGACCGAAACG includes:
- a CDS encoding sensor histidine kinase — encoded protein: MSTEPSTIITSQHADSIDAERSPVASLRFRFLGPIVLATLLVTIAISMAAYRFGSRQAQLESDQRFDDLQRTISQANYPFNDNVLRLLSSLTDAELVTLDANDEMIRGTIDSLDEAPQDRSTVVVDRIPYLVRRIPIEGASRRSDGVRQVAVLLDQTQLAQRKRRLIVLPLATGLLTVIPIGLISYLTASRLIRRIRRLQQQVHTIAGGNWKLTIDDTDRDELSRLAHSINQMASELETLWKQAERRQGEKLIAQVAAGMAHQLRNSLTGARMAIELHAREHDDRNDEGITVALDQIEKAEDYVRRIVMLASGRLADAVEMPVAECLRRIRETIGPIASHLRKPLDWNVSPEIEGATVAEGSTFVAGVSNLIQNALQAGQTINIAADRDGETLTVAVVDDGPGVDEAIASEMFEPFVTTKSEGLGLGLSVATRAATTLGGRVEYLRNNHTTEFRFTCNIKS
- a CDS encoding TIGR01212 family radical SAM protein (This family includes YhcC from E. coli K-12, an uncharacterized radical SAM protein.), which produces MTISGSNDRLAWQREGLPFNAFGAFLRRRFGGRVQRVSIDAGFTCPNVDGAVARGGCNFCDNRSFSPSRRVRLKRVSEQLENGIESVRRRYKTVSGFLAYFQPATNTYAPVDQLEEVYRLALRQHPDIVGLAIGTRPDCVPDCVLELAEQLAREHYVSLEFGMQTMHQPGLDWMNRAHTHDHLINAIDRARSRGFECCVHIILGIPGETHEMMMQTATEVARLGFDAIKLHNLYAVQGTSMGDEVAGGKIKMMEQDTYVNTVVDFLELIPPTTVVERISGDAPPKYLIAPQWCLKKSVLKQQIEEEFQRRNSYQGKHYVAPQTDPNDRPRPTDNTPQSIRDQIDVRGRLPVLKIESAH